A single genomic interval of Blochmannia endosymbiont of Camponotus sp. C-003 harbors:
- the truA gene encoding tRNA pseudouridine(38-40) synthase TruA — MQKLALGIEYDGTLCCGWQRQIDVPSIQGYIENAVKKITDESITVFCAGRTDAGVHALGQVVHFETRSQRSKSEWTLGMNRYLPESICVRWAQLVNEDFHARFSAISRRYCYVINNSCIRSALLFKKTWHYKKYLDINKMCDAAQCLLGENDFSSFRAAGCQSYSARRKLYHVRIIRKGQCIIVIDIKANSFVYRMVRNIVGSLVKVGCGERPEIWIEELLKNCNRSLAGVTAPSSGLYLVEVKYPSYFSIPSSFIKELWCA, encoded by the coding sequence ATGCAAAAATTGGCTTTAGGCATTGAATACGATGGCACTTTGTGCTGTGGTTGGCAAAGACAAATCGATGTACCTAGTATCCAGGGTTATATAGAAAATGCTGTAAAAAAAATAACAGATGAGTCAATAACGGTATTTTGTGCAGGACGTACCGATGCTGGAGTACACGCTTTGGGGCAGGTTGTTCATTTTGAAACTCGTTCTCAACGCTCAAAATCTGAATGGACATTAGGTATGAATCGTTATTTGCCAGAAAGTATTTGTGTACGCTGGGCTCAATTAGTAAATGAAGACTTTCATGCTCGATTTAGTGCAATTTCTCGTCGCTATTGTTATGTAATCAATAATAGTTGTATAAGATCTGCTTTGTTGTTTAAAAAAACTTGGCATTATAAAAAATATTTAGACATTAATAAAATGTGCGATGCTGCTCAGTGTTTATTAGGAGAAAATGATTTTTCTTCGTTTCGTGCTGCAGGCTGTCAGTCATATTCAGCACGAAGAAAATTATATCATGTACGCATCATACGAAAAGGTCAATGTATTATTGTGATAGATATTAAAGCTAACTCTTTTGTGTATCGTATGGTACGGAATATTGTAGGTAGCTTAGTGAAAGTCGGTTGCGGAGAACGACCAGAAATATGGATTGAAGAATTGTTAAAAAATTGCAATAGATCACTAGCCGGTGTAACAGCTCCATCTAGCGGTTTATATTTAGTGGAAGTTAAGTATCCTTCGTATTTTTCTATTCCTTCTTCTTTCATCAAAGAATTGTGGTGCGCATGA
- the accD gene encoding acetyl-CoA carboxylase, carboxyltransferase subunit beta, producing MSWIERILNKRTIIPNRKINIPEGMWTKCDHCGQLLYKKELERNLEVCPKCDHHMRIAARVRLFSFLDKGSTFELGSELEPKDVLKFRDSKKYKDRLISAQKITKEKDALIVMQGTLCGMKIVAASFEFAFIGGSMSSVVGARFVNAVNQSLKIKCPLVCFTASGGARMQEALMSLMQMARTSAALANLHEQCLPYISVLTNPTMGGVSASLAMLGDLNIAEPKALIGFAGPRIIEQTVREKLPLGFQRSEFLLEKGSIDLIVRRPDLRFKVAGLLAKLTQKPIPNS from the coding sequence ATGAGTTGGATTGAACGAATTCTTAATAAAAGAACCATTATACCAAATCGAAAAATAAATATTCCAGAGGGAATGTGGACTAAATGCGATCATTGTGGCCAGTTGTTATATAAAAAAGAGTTAGAACGTAATTTAGAAGTATGTCCTAAATGCGATCATCATATGAGGATCGCAGCGAGAGTGCGTTTGTTTTCTTTTTTGGATAAAGGGAGTACGTTTGAATTAGGAAGTGAATTAGAACCTAAAGATGTGTTAAAGTTTAGAGATTCTAAAAAATATAAAGATCGTTTGATTTCAGCTCAAAAAATAACAAAAGAAAAAGATGCATTAATAGTTATGCAAGGTACTTTATGCGGCATGAAGATTGTTGCTGCTTCTTTTGAATTTGCTTTTATTGGTGGATCTATGTCTTCTGTAGTTGGAGCACGTTTTGTGAATGCAGTAAACCAATCCTTAAAAATTAAGTGTCCGTTAGTTTGCTTTACTGCAAGTGGTGGAGCTCGTATGCAGGAAGCACTGATGTCTTTGATGCAGATGGCGAGGACTAGCGCTGCGTTAGCTAATTTACATGAACAATGTTTACCATATATTTCTGTTTTAACGAATCCTACTATGGGGGGGGTATCCGCTAGTTTAGCTATGTTGGGTGATCTAAATATTGCTGAGCCAAAAGCGCTTATAGGGTTTGCTGGGCCTAGGATTATTGAGCAGACAGTGCGAGAAAAATTACCGTTAGGATTTCAACGTAGTGAGTTTTTATTGGAAAAAGGATCAATTGATCTAATTGTGCGTAGACCAGATTTACGATTTAAAGTAGCAGGGTTGTTGGCTAAGCTAACTCAAAAACCAATACCCAATAGTTGA
- the folC gene encoding bifunctional tetrahydrofolate synthase/dihydrofolate synthase produces MNNIFHVPTIRSSLEKWLYYIESLSHVSIDLTLDRMRKIAIDLDLIHPAEYVILVGGTNGKGTTCCLLETVLLNNKNTVGLYTSPHLLSYHERIRVCGKELPDSTHIEAMSVIESARHHIALTYFEFITLSALYIFKRAKLDVVILEVGLGGRLDATNIVNPDISVITNIGIDHTDFLGINRDVIAQEKSGIFRFSKPAVIGERCLPPIVFKMAQYSGAILFARGRDWNFRVYGNKWIWWECFHYHRLLYDLPLPIIPLENAATALSVLYWLPFLVDKIAISYGLQAATLPGRFQIVMRRPLVILDVGHNPNAAHYLAKRLAVILLKRTGNMRIVIGMLRNKDIQGTISCLTHLVNTCWYCSDLNVPFSASAVELSDCLRNYHVQRFSNILDAWNQAVLDASFDDCVLVFGSFHAVSPIMRNIIKKLR; encoded by the coding sequence ATGAATAATATTTTTCATGTCCCTACTATTCGATCATCTCTGGAGAAATGGCTGTATTATATTGAATCTTTAAGTCACGTATCAATTGATTTAACTCTTGATAGAATGCGAAAAATAGCGATTGATCTTGATTTAATACATCCTGCAGAGTACGTTATCTTGGTAGGAGGTACAAATGGTAAGGGTACTACGTGTTGTTTATTAGAAACTGTTTTATTAAATAATAAAAATACAGTTGGTTTATATACTTCTCCTCATCTACTTTCTTATCATGAACGAATTCGAGTGTGCGGGAAAGAGCTTCCAGATAGTACGCATATTGAAGCCATGTCTGTTATAGAGTCTGCACGTCATCATATTGCACTGACTTATTTTGAATTTATTACTTTATCTGCTTTGTATATATTTAAGCGGGCTAAGTTGGATGTAGTTATCCTGGAAGTTGGATTGGGTGGTAGATTAGATGCGACAAATATTGTTAATCCTGATATTTCTGTAATTACTAATATCGGAATAGATCATACTGATTTTTTAGGTATCAACCGCGATGTGATTGCACAAGAAAAATCAGGTATTTTTCGATTTAGTAAACCAGCAGTAATTGGTGAACGTTGCTTGCCACCGATCGTGTTCAAAATGGCACAATATTCTGGAGCGATATTGTTTGCGCGTGGGAGAGATTGGAATTTTCGTGTTTATGGGAATAAGTGGATTTGGTGGGAATGTTTTCATTATCATAGATTATTATATGATTTACCATTACCTATAATCCCGTTAGAAAATGCTGCTACTGCATTAAGTGTATTGTATTGGTTACCTTTTTTGGTTGATAAAATAGCTATATCTTATGGGTTACAAGCAGCTACGTTGCCAGGACGTTTTCAAATAGTTATGCGTAGACCACTTGTGATATTAGATGTAGGCCATAATCCTAATGCTGCTCATTATTTAGCAAAACGATTAGCTGTTATTCTTTTAAAAAGAACAGGTAATATGAGAATAGTCATAGGAATGTTAAGAAATAAAGATATTCAGGGCACTATATCTTGTTTAACTCATTTAGTTAATACTTGCTGGTATTGTTCTGATTTAAATGTCCCATTTTCTGCGAGTGCTGTAGAACTGTCTGATTGTTTAAGGAATTATCATGTTCAGAGATTTAGTAATATATTAGATGCCTGGAATCAAGCTGTGCTAGATGCATCATTTGATGATTGTGTTTTAGTATTTGGATCTTTTCATGCTGTAAGTCCAATTATGAGAAATATAATAAAAAAGTTACGATGA
- the ndhC gene encoding NADH-quinone oxidoreductase subunit A, producing MLSCGYLMGGRSSSRFKNVPFESGIKSIGNARIPFSIKFYLVAMLFVIFDVEGIYVYAWAISIRDVGWIGFIEMFVFIFILLVSLLYLTRIGMFDWVEESSRYVHNVDYFNVDTSRCLKKVIKGSRYEIYFNDSSNK from the coding sequence ATGTTGTCCTGTGGATATCTTATGGGAGGACGTTCAAGTTCACGTTTTAAAAACGTGCCGTTTGAATCGGGAATTAAATCCATAGGGAATGCTAGAATACCATTCTCTATTAAATTTTATTTAGTTGCGATGTTGTTTGTGATTTTTGATGTAGAAGGAATATATGTATATGCTTGGGCTATATCTATACGAGATGTGGGTTGGATAGGATTTATTGAGATGTTTGTTTTTATTTTTATTTTATTAGTGAGTTTGCTATATTTAACAAGAATTGGTATGTTTGATTGGGTAGAAGAATCTTCACGATATGTTCATAATGTAGATTATTTTAATGTTGATACCTCAAGATGTTTAAAAAAAGTAATAAAAGGCAGCAGATATGAAATATACTTTAACGACAGCTCGAACAAATAA